One window of Candidatus Mycobacterium wuenschmannii genomic DNA carries:
- the msrA gene encoding peptide-methionine (S)-S-oxide reductase MsrA, with amino-acid sequence MNSKTTTGRQRMVLASWLAVIGVAGAVFLVRSPAIPAASGTTASALPAPAIDEPKSGQARTETAVLAGGCFWGVQGVYQHVKGVTSAESGYAGGDAATANYDTVSSETTGHAESVRITYDPTQITFGQLLQVFFGVVQDPTELNYQGPDVGPSYRSVVFAQNDGQAKIANAYIAQLNGAGAFSGPIVTTVTPGAQFFPAEAYHQNYLNLHPNNSYIVANDLPKIGALKADFPDLYRD; translated from the coding sequence GTGAACAGCAAAACCACAACCGGGCGTCAGCGAATGGTGCTGGCGAGTTGGCTCGCGGTGATCGGTGTTGCGGGGGCGGTATTCCTGGTCCGCAGCCCCGCGATACCGGCAGCGAGCGGGACGACGGCCAGCGCACTGCCGGCGCCGGCCATCGACGAGCCCAAGAGCGGGCAGGCCAGGACCGAGACCGCCGTGCTGGCAGGCGGTTGTTTCTGGGGCGTGCAGGGCGTCTACCAGCACGTCAAAGGTGTCACGTCGGCCGAGTCCGGTTACGCCGGCGGGGACGCGGCGACAGCCAACTACGACACGGTCAGCTCCGAGACCACCGGGCACGCCGAGTCGGTGCGCATCACCTACGACCCGACCCAGATCACCTTCGGCCAGTTGCTGCAGGTCTTTTTCGGCGTCGTCCAGGATCCGACCGAGTTGAACTATCAGGGGCCCGACGTCGGCCCGTCGTACCGTTCGGTGGTCTTCGCTCAGAACGACGGCCAGGCGAAGATCGCCAACGCCTACATCGCCCAACTGAACGGAGCGGGCGCATTCTCCGGCCCCATCGTCACAACGGTGACGCCCGGAGCGCAGTTCTTTCCCGCCGAGGCCTACCACCAGAACTACCTCAACCTGCACCCGAACAATTCGTACATCGTCGCCAACGACCTGCCCAAGATCGGCGCGCTCAAGGCGGATTTCCCGGACCTCTACCGCGACTAG
- a CDS encoding nuclear transport factor 2 family protein has protein sequence MDSPDVQEMLDEYALRKLVHGYCRAVDRGDLATLRGLYHPDADDSHGSFSTGSVEEFVRTLAATRPHIRSMQHHITTTNFAIDGDVAEGEVYSIATHTFAAKSGETEVVVGGRYLDRYEKRHGTWKFTARCIVTDWAHVHDPSAVDESHPITRDTPHGSPGPDDPSHEFFALL, from the coding sequence ATGGACTCACCCGACGTGCAGGAGATGCTCGACGAATACGCGCTGCGCAAGCTCGTACACGGCTACTGCCGGGCGGTCGATCGTGGCGACCTGGCGACCCTGCGCGGGCTGTACCACCCCGACGCCGACGACAGTCACGGCTCCTTCTCGACGGGATCGGTCGAGGAGTTCGTGCGCACGCTGGCCGCCACCAGGCCGCACATCAGGTCGATGCAGCACCACATCACCACCACGAACTTCGCGATCGACGGCGACGTCGCGGAAGGGGAGGTCTACAGCATCGCGACACACACCTTCGCCGCGAAGAGCGGCGAAACCGAGGTCGTCGTCGGCGGACGCTATCTCGACAGGTACGAAAAGCGCCACGGCACATGGAAATTTACGGCCCGATGCATCGTCACCGACTGGGCGCACGTGCACGACCCGTCCGCTGTCGACGAGAGCCATCCGATCACCCGGGACACCCCACACGGCAGCCCCGGCCCGGACGACCCCTCCCACGAGTTCTTCGCCCTGCTCTAG
- the mnmA gene encoding tRNA 2-thiouridine(34) synthase MnmA has translation MRVLAAMSGGVDSSVAAARMVDAGHDVVGVHLALSHAPGTLRTGSRGCCSKEDAGDARRVADVLGIPFYVWDFADKFKEDVIDDFVESYARGETPNPCVRCNERIKFSALAARALALGFDAVASGHYARLADGRLRRAVDADKDQSYVLAVLTAGQLRHAAFPIGDTPKSEIRAEAARRGLSVAEKPDSHDICFIPSGDTRAFLGARIGVRRGSVVDQGGAVLATHDGVHGFTIGQRKGLGIAGPGPDGQPRYVTAIDAEGGTVHVGSAADLEVWRLTGTRPVFTSGVEPIGVVDCAVQVRAHGEAVDADAELVGDEIAVRLRNPLRGVAPGQTLVLYRRDTDGDEVLGSATIASAS, from the coding sequence ATGAGGGTCCTCGCGGCGATGAGCGGCGGCGTCGACTCGTCGGTGGCCGCGGCCCGGATGGTCGATGCGGGCCACGATGTGGTCGGCGTGCACCTGGCGCTGTCGCACGCCCCCGGGACGCTGCGGACCGGCTCGCGGGGCTGCTGCTCGAAGGAAGACGCCGGCGACGCCCGCCGGGTCGCCGATGTGCTCGGAATCCCGTTCTATGTCTGGGATTTCGCGGACAAGTTCAAAGAGGACGTCATCGACGACTTCGTCGAGTCCTACGCCCGCGGCGAAACTCCCAACCCGTGTGTGCGGTGTAACGAGCGAATCAAGTTCTCCGCGTTGGCAGCTCGCGCCTTGGCGCTGGGCTTCGACGCGGTGGCCTCCGGCCATTACGCCCGCCTTGCCGACGGGCGGCTGCGCCGCGCCGTCGACGCCGACAAGGACCAGTCCTACGTCCTTGCGGTGCTGACCGCCGGGCAACTTCGTCACGCGGCGTTTCCGATCGGGGACACCCCGAAGTCGGAGATCCGCGCCGAGGCCGCCCGGCGCGGGCTGTCGGTCGCCGAGAAGCCCGACAGCCACGACATCTGCTTCATCCCGTCCGGTGACACCCGCGCCTTCCTGGGCGCACGCATCGGGGTGCGCCGCGGCAGCGTCGTCGACCAGGGCGGCGCCGTGCTGGCCACCCATGACGGCGTGCACGGATTCACCATCGGCCAGCGCAAGGGCCTCGGCATCGCCGGACCCGGCCCGGACGGCCAGCCGCGCTACGTCACCGCGATCGACGCCGAAGGCGGCACCGTCCACGTCGGCTCGGCCGCTGACTTGGAGGTATGGCGGCTGACGGGCACCCGGCCGGTCTTCACCTCCGGCGTCGAGCCGATTGGCGTCGTCGACTGCGCGGTCCAGGTGCGGGCGCACGGCGAGGCCGTCGACGCCGACGCCGAGCTGGTCGGCGACGAGATCGCGGTGCGGCTGCGCAACCCGCTGCGCGGCGTCGCGCCGGGCCAGACGCTGGTGCTGTACCGCCGCGACACCGACGGCGACGAGGTGCTCGGCAGCGCCACGATCGCGTCGGCGTCCTAG
- the gatC gene encoding Asp-tRNA(Asn)/Glu-tRNA(Gln) amidotransferase subunit GatC, with amino-acid sequence MSQISRDEVAHLARLARLALTDDELDSYAGQLDAIITHVGQIQAVDVAGVEATDNPLKAVNVTRPDQTAPCLTQQQALAEAPESLDGRFVVPQILGEPE; translated from the coding sequence GTGTCCCAGATCTCGCGTGATGAGGTGGCTCATCTGGCCCGGCTGGCCAGGCTGGCGTTGACCGACGATGAGCTGGACAGCTATGCCGGCCAGCTCGACGCCATCATCACCCATGTCGGACAGATCCAGGCCGTCGACGTCGCCGGTGTCGAGGCCACCGACAACCCGCTCAAGGCGGTCAACGTCACCCGCCCGGACCAGACCGCGCCCTGCCTGACTCAGCAGCAGGCGCTGGCCGAAGCGCCTGAGTCGCTCGACGGTCGCTTCGTCGTCCCGCAGATCCTCGGAGAGCCGGAGTGA
- the ligA gene encoding NAD-dependent DNA ligase LigA, translating to MSSPEDDPVPAEVRREWRELADEVREHQFRYYVRDAPIISDADFDVLLRKLSALEEKHPELRTPDSPTQLVGGAGFATDFTSADHLERMLSLDNVFSAEEFDLWAGRIHAEVGADVPFLCELKIDGVALALVYRKGRLVRAATRGDGRTGEDVTLNARTIDDVPERLTPSDEHPVPDVLEVRGEVFFRLADFETLNASLVEDGKTPFANPRNSAAGSLRQKDPAVTARRKLRMICHGLGHVEGYRPESLHDAYLALAAWGLPVSDHTTRVENAAGALERIAYWGEHRHDVAHEIDGVVVKVDDVTLQRRLGSTSRAPRWAIAYKYPPQEVQTKLLDIRVNVGRTGRVTPFAFMEPVTVSGSTVGLATLHNAAEVKRKGVLIGDTVVLRKAGDVIPEVLGPVVDLRDGSEHEFVMPTTCPECGTTLAPAKEGDADIRCPNSRSCPAQLRERVFHVAGRGAFDIEGLGYEAATALLKARVIDDEGDLFGLTEDQLLNTELFTTKAGALSANGKRLLANLDKAKKQPLWRVLVALSIRHVGPTAARALATEFGSLDAITEASTEQLAAVEGVGPTIADAVTEWFTVDWHCQIVDKWRAAGVRMADERDASVPRTLEGVTIVVTGSLPNFSRDDAKEAILTRGGKAAGSVSKKTDYVVAGDSPGSKYDKAVELGVPVLDEDGFRKLLAEGPSEPAE from the coding sequence GTGAGTTCACCCGAGGACGATCCGGTCCCAGCCGAGGTCCGTCGTGAATGGCGCGAACTGGCCGACGAGGTGCGCGAACACCAGTTCCGCTACTACGTGCGGGATGCGCCGATCATCTCGGACGCCGACTTCGACGTGCTGCTGCGCAAGCTGTCCGCGCTGGAGGAAAAGCACCCCGAGCTACGCACGCCGGACTCGCCGACCCAACTGGTCGGCGGCGCCGGGTTCGCCACCGACTTCACCTCCGCCGACCACCTCGAGCGGATGCTCTCGCTGGACAACGTATTCAGCGCCGAGGAGTTCGACCTCTGGGCCGGCCGGATCCACGCCGAGGTCGGCGCCGACGTGCCGTTCCTCTGTGAACTCAAAATCGACGGTGTCGCTTTGGCTTTGGTGTATCGCAAGGGCCGTTTGGTCCGCGCCGCCACCCGCGGTGACGGGCGCACCGGCGAAGACGTCACGCTCAACGCGCGCACCATCGACGACGTGCCCGAGCGGCTGACCCCCAGCGACGAGCACCCGGTGCCCGACGTGCTCGAGGTGCGTGGGGAGGTGTTTTTCCGCCTGGCCGATTTCGAGACGCTCAACGCCTCGCTCGTCGAGGACGGCAAGACGCCGTTCGCCAATCCACGCAACAGCGCGGCGGGGTCGCTGCGGCAGAAGGATCCGGCCGTGACCGCGCGTCGCAAACTGCGGATGATCTGCCACGGGCTCGGCCACGTCGAGGGCTACCGGCCCGAGAGCCTGCACGACGCCTATCTCGCGCTGGCCGCCTGGGGCCTGCCGGTGTCCGATCACACCACCCGCGTCGAGAACGCCGCCGGTGCGTTGGAGCGGATCGCCTACTGGGGTGAGCACCGCCACGACGTCGCTCACGAAATCGACGGCGTGGTAGTCAAAGTCGACGACGTCACGCTGCAGCGCAGGCTCGGTTCAACCTCGCGCGCGCCGCGGTGGGCGATCGCCTACAAGTACCCGCCGCAGGAAGTGCAGACGAAACTGCTCGACATCCGGGTCAACGTCGGCCGCACCGGGCGGGTGACGCCGTTCGCATTCATGGAGCCGGTCACCGTCTCGGGGTCGACGGTTGGGCTGGCCACGCTGCACAACGCTGCGGAGGTCAAGCGCAAGGGCGTGCTGATCGGCGACACGGTGGTGCTGCGCAAGGCCGGCGACGTGATTCCCGAGGTGCTGGGGCCCGTCGTCGACCTGCGCGACGGCTCGGAACACGAATTCGTCATGCCCACAACGTGTCCCGAGTGCGGTACCACGCTGGCGCCGGCCAAGGAGGGCGACGCCGACATCCGCTGTCCCAATTCGCGGTCCTGCCCCGCGCAGTTGCGGGAGCGGGTGTTCCACGTCGCCGGCCGCGGAGCATTCGACATCGAGGGGCTCGGCTACGAGGCGGCGACGGCGTTGCTCAAGGCGCGGGTGATCGACGACGAGGGTGATCTGTTCGGCCTCACCGAGGACCAACTGCTGAACACCGAACTGTTCACCACCAAGGCGGGGGCGTTGTCCGCCAACGGCAAGCGCCTGCTGGCCAACCTGGATAAGGCGAAGAAGCAGCCGTTATGGCGGGTGCTGGTGGCGTTGTCGATCCGGCACGTCGGGCCCACTGCGGCAAGGGCTTTGGCCACCGAGTTCGGTAGCCTCGACGCGATCACCGAGGCGTCGACCGAGCAACTCGCGGCGGTCGAGGGCGTCGGCCCCACCATCGCCGACGCCGTCACCGAATGGTTCACCGTCGACTGGCACTGCCAGATCGTCGACAAATGGCGGGCGGCCGGCGTGCGGATGGCCGACGAGCGCGACGCCAGCGTGCCCCGCACCCTGGAGGGCGTGACGATCGTCGTTACCGGGTCACTGCCGAACTTCTCCCGGGACGACGCTAAGGAGGCGATCCTCACGCGCGGCGGCAAGGCCGCCGGCTCGGTGTCCAAGAAGACCGACTACGTGGTCGCCGGCGATTCACCCGGGTCGAAGTACGACAAGGCGGTCGAGCTCGGGGTGCCCGTCCTCGACGAGGACGGGTTCCGAAAGCTGTTGGCGGAGGGACCTTCCGAACCGGCCGAATAG
- a CDS encoding cysteine desulfurase family protein — translation MVYLDHAATSPMHPAAVEAMTAILSTVGNASSLHATGRLARRRMEEARELIAAKLGARPSEVIFTAGGTESDNLAVKGIYWARRDAEPRHRRIITTEVEHHAVLDAVNWLAEHEGAEITWLPTGLDGSVSAASLRDALQRHDDVALVTVMWANNEVGTIMPIAELAAVAAEFDIPMHSDAVQAVGQLPVDFGASQLSALSVAAHKFGGPVGAGALLLRRDVSCAPLSHGGGQERDIRSGTPDVAAAVGMAAAIEIAVDGLEANTARIRQLRDRLIDGVLAAVEDTRLNGATGARRLPGNAHFTFDGCEGDALLMLLDANGIECSTGSACTAGVAQPSHVLVAMGADPASARGSLRLSLGHTSVESDVDAALQVIPGAVARARQAALATAGVSR, via the coding sequence ATGGTCTACCTGGATCACGCCGCCACGTCCCCGATGCACCCCGCTGCCGTCGAGGCGATGACGGCCATCCTGAGCACCGTCGGCAACGCCTCGTCGCTGCACGCCACCGGCCGGCTGGCCCGTCGGCGCATGGAGGAGGCCCGTGAGCTGATCGCGGCCAAGCTCGGCGCCCGCCCGTCTGAGGTGATCTTCACTGCCGGCGGGACCGAGAGTGACAACCTCGCCGTCAAGGGCATCTACTGGGCTCGTCGCGACGCCGAGCCGCGGCATCGCCGCATCATCACCACCGAGGTCGAACACCACGCGGTACTCGACGCGGTGAACTGGCTCGCCGAGCACGAGGGCGCCGAGATCACCTGGCTACCGACCGGCCTGGACGGCTCGGTATCCGCCGCATCGCTGCGCGACGCCCTGCAACGGCACGACGACGTCGCACTCGTTACGGTCATGTGGGCCAACAACGAGGTCGGCACGATCATGCCGATCGCCGAACTTGCTGCTGTCGCAGCCGAATTCGATATCCCGATGCACAGCGATGCGGTACAGGCGGTGGGGCAGCTGCCGGTCGATTTCGGCGCCAGCCAGCTGTCCGCGCTGAGCGTGGCCGCGCACAAATTCGGCGGCCCGGTCGGTGCGGGTGCGCTGCTGCTGCGCCGCGACGTCAGCTGCGCGCCGCTGTCACACGGGGGCGGCCAGGAACGTGACATTCGTTCCGGCACACCCGATGTCGCCGCCGCCGTCGGCATGGCCGCCGCCATCGAAATCGCCGTCGACGGGCTGGAGGCCAACACCGCGCGGATTCGGCAGTTGCGCGATCGGCTCATCGACGGCGTGCTCGCCGCGGTCGAGGACACCCGGCTCAACGGCGCCACCGGTGCCCGCCGGCTGCCCGGCAACGCACATTTCACCTTCGATGGCTGCGAAGGTGACGCGTTGCTGATGCTGTTGGACGCCAACGGGATCGAGTGCTCCACCGGATCGGCGTGTACGGCCGGCGTCGCGCAGCCGTCGCACGTGCTGGTCGCGATGGGCGCCGACCCGGCCAGCGCGCGGGGGTCGCTGCGGCTGTCACTGGGACACACCAGCGTCGAGTCCGACGTCGACGCGGCGCTGCAGGTGATCCCCGGCGCCGTCGCGCGTGCCCGCCAGGCTGCGCTGGCCACCGCGGGGGTGTCCCGATGA
- a CDS encoding PPE family protein → MPTLTITPKPTPVGFAVRTATAAASHSESFLIADFGSIPPEINSTRMYTGPGSEPLLRAAAMWDALSSDLYAAAGLHQSVASQLTSESWLGPASATMMDATTPHLTWLHDTAALAARTAQHARAAATAYDAARAMTVPPSVVAANRAQLATIAAANTVGLHAHAIAEIDAQYREMWAQDSTAMYMYADTSANAANMIPFLPPPGVVGDVARAQSSSGIVQALRSLASPVRMGASTPSSLTGALAMLKPLGRSGTGAVARVATTASVGKGASVGVLSVPREWYSTASVRGSAAPAAGVWSATPINATPAVPMMPATRTPTSSLAGYLPASRSRLRTVISMRSGA, encoded by the coding sequence ATGCCTACGTTGACCATCACTCCCAAACCCACACCAGTCGGGTTCGCCGTCAGGACCGCGACCGCCGCCGCGAGCCATTCGGAGAGCTTTCTGATTGCCGACTTCGGCTCGATACCACCGGAGATCAACTCCACCCGGATGTACACCGGCCCCGGCTCCGAGCCACTGCTGCGGGCCGCCGCGATGTGGGACGCGTTGAGCTCCGACCTGTACGCCGCCGCCGGGTTGCATCAATCGGTCGCCTCGCAACTGACCAGCGAATCCTGGCTCGGACCCGCGTCGGCCACGATGATGGACGCCACGACCCCGCACCTGACGTGGCTGCACGACACGGCCGCGCTGGCCGCCAGGACGGCGCAGCACGCCAGGGCGGCAGCGACCGCTTACGACGCCGCGCGGGCAATGACGGTGCCACCGTCGGTGGTCGCGGCCAACAGGGCGCAGCTGGCAACGATCGCCGCCGCCAACACCGTTGGGCTGCACGCCCATGCGATCGCCGAGATCGATGCGCAGTACCGCGAGATGTGGGCCCAGGACAGTACCGCGATGTACATGTACGCGGACACGTCGGCCAATGCGGCCAACATGATCCCGTTCCTGCCACCGCCCGGCGTCGTCGGCGACGTCGCGCGCGCGCAGTCGTCGTCGGGCATCGTGCAGGCGCTGCGCAGCTTGGCGTCGCCGGTTCGGATGGGTGCGTCGACGCCGAGTTCGCTCACCGGGGCACTGGCGATGCTCAAGCCGCTCGGCAGGTCGGGGACCGGAGCCGTCGCGCGCGTTGCGACGACCGCCAGCGTCGGCAAGGGGGCCTCGGTAGGGGTGCTGTCGGTCCCGCGAGAGTGGTACTCCACGGCGTCGGTCCGCGGCTCCGCCGCCCCCGCGGCGGGCGTCTGGAGCGCGACGCCGATCAACGCGACGCCGGCAGTGCCGATGATGCCCGCGACGCGGACGCCCACGTCCTCCCTCGCCGGTTACCTGCCGGCATCGCGGTCGCGTCTGCGCACCGTCATCAGCATGCGGTCGGGCGCCTAG
- a CDS encoding ACT domain-containing protein, translating to MSSYLLRVQLADRPGSLGSLAVALGSVGADILSLDVVERGPDYAIDDLVVELPPGGMPDTLITAAEALQGVRVDSLRPHTGLLDAHRELALIDHVAAAGNTDAKLKVLVSEAPQVLRVSWCSVFRNGDDGSTRVAASPGAPETILSDVPWLPIEHATALDATEDWVPQLWRDLDTTLIAAPLGSADTAVMLGRPGGPAFRPSEVARLGYLAGIVGTLLH from the coding sequence GTGTCGTCGTATCTGCTGCGGGTTCAGCTGGCCGACCGACCAGGAAGTCTCGGCTCGCTGGCCGTGGCCCTGGGGTCGGTCGGTGCGGACATCCTGTCGCTGGACGTCGTCGAGCGTGGGCCCGACTACGCGATCGACGATCTCGTGGTCGAACTCCCGCCGGGTGGCATGCCGGACACGCTGATCACCGCGGCCGAGGCGTTGCAGGGCGTGCGGGTCGACAGCCTGCGACCGCACACCGGCCTGCTGGATGCGCACCGCGAACTCGCGTTGATCGACCACGTGGCCGCGGCGGGCAATACCGACGCCAAGCTCAAGGTGTTGGTCAGCGAGGCGCCGCAGGTATTGCGGGTCAGCTGGTGTTCGGTCTTCCGCAACGGGGACGACGGATCCACCCGCGTCGCCGCCAGCCCCGGCGCTCCGGAGACGATCCTGAGCGACGTGCCGTGGCTGCCGATCGAGCACGCCACCGCCTTGGATGCCACGGAGGACTGGGTCCCGCAGCTGTGGCGCGACCTGGACACCACCCTGATCGCGGCACCGCTGGGATCGGCGGACACCGCGGTGATGCTGGGCCGGCCCGGCGGCCCCGCCTTCCGCCCGTCCGAAGTTGCCCGACTGGGTTACCTGGCGGGCATCGTCGGGACGCTTCTGCACTGA
- a CDS encoding uroporphyrinogen decarboxylase/cobalamine-independent methonine synthase family protein, with the protein MSVFATGTGIGSWPGTSPRPAAEVVVGELGAAMAHLVELPARGVGADIIGRAGALLIDIAVDTVPRGYRLTARPGAVTRRATSLLAEDVDALEEAWEVAGLRGSGRPVKVQAPGPITLAAELELPNGHRAITDPGAFRDLTASLAEGVAAHRASVSRRLDTPVVVQFDEPSLPAAIAGRLSGVTSLSPVAAIEETLAISMLDTCAAAAGADVSVHSCASSLPWKVLQDSSITAVSVDAATLRAADLDAVAEFVESGRVVALGVVPSLTPARRPAVEEVGTTLVSITDRLGFGRSALRDRIGVTPACGLAGATPEWARAAIGLARQIGEAFADDPEAI; encoded by the coding sequence GTGAGCGTTTTCGCAACCGGCACCGGCATCGGATCGTGGCCCGGCACCTCCCCGCGACCGGCCGCAGAGGTTGTCGTCGGTGAACTCGGGGCGGCCATGGCCCATCTGGTGGAGTTGCCGGCCCGGGGAGTGGGAGCCGACATCATCGGGCGGGCCGGCGCGCTGCTGATCGACATCGCCGTCGACACCGTGCCGCGTGGCTACCGGTTGACCGCCCGGCCGGGCGCCGTGACCCGGCGGGCCACCAGCCTGCTGGCCGAGGACGTCGACGCGCTGGAGGAGGCCTGGGAGGTCGCGGGCCTGCGGGGTAGCGGGCGACCGGTGAAGGTCCAGGCCCCTGGCCCGATCACGCTCGCCGCCGAACTGGAACTGCCCAACGGCCACCGGGCGATCACCGACCCGGGCGCGTTCCGCGACCTCACCGCGTCGCTGGCCGAGGGGGTCGCCGCGCACCGGGCGTCGGTGTCCCGCCGGCTCGACACGCCGGTGGTCGTGCAATTCGACGAGCCGTCACTGCCCGCCGCGATCGCCGGTCGGCTGAGCGGGGTGACCTCGCTGAGCCCGGTCGCCGCAATCGAGGAGACCCTGGCCATCTCGATGCTCGACACTTGCGCGGCCGCCGCCGGTGCCGACGTCTCGGTACACAGCTGCGCCTCGTCACTGCCGTGGAAAGTGTTGCAGGACAGCAGCATTACGGCCGTCTCGGTGGACGCCGCAACGCTGCGCGCCGCCGATCTGGACGCCGTCGCCGAATTCGTCGAGTCGGGGCGGGTCGTCGCGCTGGGCGTGGTGCCGTCCCTGACTCCGGCCCGCCGCCCAGCGGTCGAGGAGGTCGGCACCACCCTGGTGTCGATCACCGACCGGCTCGGCTTCGGCCGGTCGGCGTTGCGGGACCGCATCGGCGTCACGCCCGCATGCGGGCTGGCCGGCGCGACCCCGGAATGGGCCCGCGCAGCGATCGGCCTGGCGCGGCAGATCGGCGAGGCTTTCGCCGACGACCCGGAAGCGATCTGA
- a CDS encoding sensor domain-containing protein has translation MTTRWLTLCAAALLATACTRVVGGTPAAESSAGAGGYDVQRVLLDQPRMQAITGGDEHLTIIPSMDTTSPVDVESLAQTAPPECRFVYAETATFGPDIETFHKTTFQDPPRGGLISEGAAAYPDAATARHAFGVLVTTVRGCAATSAGFGLVGTWSSDERSLQTRPGDCGRDYLLKSVLLVEVTYCGFPDSVSTIVMSNIAANVPG, from the coding sequence ATGACGACGCGCTGGCTGACCCTGTGCGCCGCGGCTCTGCTGGCCACGGCGTGCACTCGCGTGGTGGGCGGTACGCCCGCGGCCGAATCCAGCGCCGGCGCAGGCGGTTACGACGTGCAGCGGGTGCTACTCGATCAGCCCCGCATGCAGGCGATCACCGGCGGCGACGAGCATCTGACGATCATCCCGTCGATGGACACCACGTCGCCGGTCGACGTCGAGTCGCTGGCGCAGACCGCGCCGCCGGAGTGCCGCTTCGTCTACGCCGAGACCGCGACCTTCGGGCCGGACATCGAGACGTTCCACAAGACCACTTTTCAGGATCCGCCGCGTGGAGGACTGATCTCCGAGGGGGCCGCGGCGTATCCCGATGCGGCGACCGCGCGCCATGCGTTCGGGGTGTTGGTGACGACGGTCCGAGGTTGCGCCGCCACCTCCGCGGGCTTCGGTCTCGTCGGCACCTGGAGCTCCGACGAGCGGTCGCTGCAGACCCGGCCCGGCGACTGCGGGCGCGACTATCTGCTCAAATCCGTTCTGCTGGTGGAGGTCACGTACTGCGGGTTCCCGGACTCGGTGTCGACGATCGTGATGTCGAACATCGCCGCCAACGTGCCGGGCTAG
- a CDS encoding lysophospholipid acyltransferase family protein: MSTPAPRDHAWLPRATCDTGCISAGGYDATRRAIVALRVARRVGLLLLLSPALPLLAGVIPGWSKSRQIYCRLLLWCLGVKIDVSGGPIRNLPGVLVVSDHMSWLDILTIGAALPSSRWRASPLSFVARADVAATGAVKMMARIVRVIPIERARLRQLPEVVATVAARLYAGHTVVAFPEGTTWCGLTGDDAGRTPARGGAGPSRTAGHSHRGSGPYYPAMFQAAIDTGRPVQPLRLRYQHRDGSVSTVPAYIGDDTLLASIRRLMVARRTVAKIYVESLQLPGEDRRELARRCEAAIRMTSTPRPDHGQRPSVLAS; the protein is encoded by the coding sequence CGACCCGGCGGGCGATCGTGGCGCTGCGCGTCGCCCGGCGGGTCGGACTGCTGCTTTTGCTGTCGCCCGCGCTGCCGCTGCTGGCCGGCGTGATTCCGGGTTGGTCGAAATCGCGGCAGATCTACTGCCGGCTACTGCTGTGGTGCCTGGGCGTCAAGATCGACGTGTCCGGGGGCCCGATCCGCAACCTGCCGGGCGTTCTGGTGGTCAGCGACCACATGTCCTGGTTGGACATCTTGACGATCGGGGCGGCGCTGCCGTCCAGCCGGTGGCGCGCCTCGCCGCTGTCGTTCGTCGCGCGCGCCGATGTCGCCGCCACCGGAGCCGTCAAGATGATGGCCCGCATCGTCAGGGTCATCCCGATCGAGCGGGCCAGGTTGCGCCAGCTTCCCGAGGTGGTGGCCACCGTCGCCGCCCGCCTGTATGCGGGCCACACGGTGGTGGCGTTCCCCGAGGGGACGACGTGGTGCGGCCTGACCGGCGACGATGCGGGCCGCACGCCGGCCCGGGGAGGAGCCGGTCCATCCCGCACTGCCGGGCACTCTCACCGGGGGTCGGGCCCGTATTACCCGGCCATGTTCCAGGCCGCCATCGACACCGGCCGTCCGGTCCAGCCGCTGCGGCTGCGCTACCAGCACCGGGACGGCAGCGTCTCGACCGTCCCGGCCTACATCGGCGACGACACCCTGCTGGCGTCGATCCGCCGACTCATGGTCGCCCGCCGCACGGTGGCCAAGATCTACGTCGAATCGCTCCAGCTGCCGGGGGAGGACCGCCGCGAGCTGGCCCGCCGCTGCGAGGCTGCGATCCGCATGACGTCGACACCGCGCCCGGACCACGGACAGCGGCCCTCTGTGCTGGCGTCCTGA